The region TGTTGGATTATGAGTAGACTCTTTGGAAAGAGGAATCAAATCTTTCTTTCTAAAGATTATATAATTGAGAAACTTTTTCTAGAATCTAAAGGAAATATAATCTCTATCAAAAAATCTGAGTTATGTTTGCCGATAATACTGCAATTATGATGTTCTAATTAACATCTAATTTTATTCTTATTAAGTTCGATTAGGAATAGGAGATATTAGGAAATTAAATTGATTATTTAATTTCGCATTTAAGTTCTGCAAACGCCTCATTTGGAAGGCCAAGAAAGGTATCTAAAATTTTATTACCAGTTTTTGGAATTATAGAAACTCCCACGAGCTTGGTTTTGCCATTGCTTTGAAGAACCATACCTTCTCCTATATGTAAGTTACCTTTTACTTGTCCTGTTTTGAGAAGGCTTTGAACTATTAACTCAGGAAAATTAAGCATAGCTCCAATGCTAAAAAGAAATTTGGATTCAAATTTCAATAATACTTCTCCAGAATTCTTATCAATAGTTCCTTCTAGCTTATCCATAAACATTTTGATCTTGAAACCTGGTGGTAAGGGAAAAGATAAAAATTTTGTTGTTTTTGAAGTAAGAGGAGGAATTGAAAACGTTTTAGATGAAAAACTTATATGTATGAGATTATTTGTCTGATTTGTAAGTAATGTCGCTTTGCCTCCACCCCCATAAGCGTTATAAGTAAATGGTGGATATTTACCAATTTTTAATCGACATCCCTCTAAACTCCTCAGTTGCATAGGACAATCAATAACTCTTCGTTCATATCTGATGCGAAACAAATTACTGCAATAGAGATTAGTATAGCTAATCTTATTTATTTACTGTATTAAAAAAATTGAGAGTTTTTATAATTGGCTACTTCCGACTGAAGTGTATTGCATAGATGCGACAAACTTCTGTATTCACTCAATTTCATAGAAGATAAATTGGAGATGATAACAAGTCATCAAGTATTTTTATTAGATTACCTTTAACCAAGTGATGAAGGAGAAAGTTGAATTTTCAATTGAATCATTATGTTCATTTGGTCATTACACTTATAATTATGCATTTTGTAAATTACAATGATGTATTAAATATTGTCCTTGATGCCTGAAAACCTAACACCAGATTGGTCCTCAGAATTTGAACACTATAAGAAACTTTCTAGGCAAGTAGTTACGAATGAAGATATAATTAATTTTTTTAATAAGAATCAGAAAGCTTTTTATCTTGATAGCTTTTCCTCAAGCTGGTCCAGAATGATGGAGGCATATGAAGTTAAAGAGAGTTTAAGTTTAGATCAATTAAACAAACTGGAAGAAATGCAATGGCAGGAAATGCCAGACTCATTGAAATTATTTGCCTATGATTTTTGTATTAAGAATGGATTTTGTTTTACTGGAACATCTAGTTAACGTAAAAAATATTAGATAGTGAGAATTTATAAAATTTTATAGAGCGATGAAAGTAGGTTTTAATCTTAATTAAATCTAGGAAAGCACTAACTTCTATTGATTAGGATCTCCTTTTCTTTTATCTTTTAATCTCTCTCGATTGGAAAGCCATGATCTAAAATTATCATCCTCTACTTTTGCGCGCCACTCTTTAGATGATATGGGCAGTTTTGTTTTTTTCTTCTGCTGTTTTTTATTAAACGTTAAAAATAAATTTAGATAAGCAGCTATGACTAAAAGAAAAAGTAAAATTGTATTGATATGCATTTTGCTAGAGTTTTCTTGTATATAAGTAAATGATAATCAACTATATGCAATAAGAATATACCTTGAAAAGGTTAAATGATTTTCAGAGTAATAATTGAATTATCAGGTAGAGCAAAAAAGTCCTAGTTAGATAATGCATTATTATCCGCAAAGCTTAAGAAAAGACAGTAGAACGATTAATTGAATAGGATGATTCTAAATATCGATCGGTATTCCTAGCTACTGCCGCGTTCGATTCATGAAAATAAGCATCAATCCGATTCATGGCTGTAAATGGTAGTGATTTGTATGATTGCACTGAAAAACTAATAGTTTGCTGGTTTAAATCATTTGCAGTCACTTTTTTAATTTTTATGTAATAGTATATTATATATGATCATAATAAATTAGCTCTTAAAAATTACTTATTTTAAGAGCTATTATTTGATTCTAAAAACGTAATTTAAAATTTTAATTATGAATATAATTAAAAAAAAATCTTTTCAAATGCTTATTTTAGGATTATGTTTAATTTCTTTTTTGCAGTCACAAATTGTACAAGCGATGGACTTGGACTTGACAGCAGCTCAAAATGTAGTTGGTAAAAGATTTGCAAGTAAATTTTGTGAAGCAAAAGAAAAGGGATTTTCCTCAGAATTATCAAGTGAATTCGCACTAAATAATACTTACTTAAAATTTGTATCTTTTCCTAAAGATGAAAGTTTTATAGAAGATCTTTGGGTGTATACAATATCCAGCATCCGAAAGAATTGTGGTAATTATCTTACTGAACATGAAGAGACTAACTTAAGAGAATTTTTTCTAGAAGAAGGAGAAATAGCAAGTAACCGTGATTTATATTTACCTCATTAATGAATAAGATTTATGATTGTATAGTCATAGGTGCAGGTATATCTGCATGTACGTTCGCATCATTTCTTAATCAAAGATTTTCTGATGCTTCTATATTATTAATTGAACAAGGGAGGAGATTAGGTGGAAGATCTACTACGAGAAAATCAAGAAAAAACAAAATTCTTGAATTTGATCATGGTCTACCTTCTATTAGTTTTAGTAAACATATTTCAAAAGATATATTGACACTAATTTCACCATTAATAAGTTCAAAAAAAATGGTAGATATCTCAAAGGATATTTTAATAATGAATGAGTTTGGTATTTTGAAGAATGTATTTACTAATGATAAAATTTATAGGAGTGTCCCTTTTATGAAAAATTTTTGTGAAGAGATAGTTAATCAATCTATGAATCCAAAAAAAATAAATTTTTTATTTCAAACACTTGCTAAATCAATAAAACGAATAAATGATTTATGGGAGATACAAGTTGATAACGGGAAGATTATTAAATCAATAAATCTTGTTTTATCTAGTTCTTTAATAGCTCATCCAAGATGTTTGGAAATTTTAATGACTAACACTTTGCCGTTGAGGGATGCTTTCATCCCAGGCAAAGATAAAGTCGTAGATTCTGTTTTAAGAGAAATAAGAAAACTAACTTATATAAAGCGAAAAATATATATTTTATATGTTTCAAACTTGGAACTAGTTAAAAATTTTAATCAACAGTACTTACAAATAATCTTTTCAAATGTAATTAGAGAGGATTTGAGTTTTGAAAGAATTATTTTTCAAAGGCAATCCGATGGATCTTTGATTATATTATTACACTGCTATTATATAAATAATCTATTGGAGATTAATATTGATAAAATCATTAAATCTTTGTCATCTCTATTTTTGAATTATCAAATGTTTGTAGATTTATTTTTACAAGCTAGACTAATAGATAAAATGGATTGGAGGGCTTCTCAACCTCTTAATCACCTATTACCTAAAGAATTACAGTGGTCTTCTAGCAGCCGGATTGGTTTTTGTGGAGACTGGTTTGATTTCAATAGTTGTGGAGGAGTAGAATCGGCTATGAATAGTTCAATCAGATTGGCTAAAATGATTAACTAGGCTGACTTCTATTCAATTCTTCACCTATTATAAGCTGATTCATAGAACATTCTGAATAGCAATAAGGTATTTCAAATATATCAAAATTCCAAAGAATATATTTTTTTACCTTGCTTTATTTATGAGTAGTAGATATACATGATTTGTATTTATTTTTATTATGATTACGGTTGTTTTTCTGTTGGCTTTAGGCTTGGCTGGTTGGACTTTCTCAACATTAATGAGTAAAGGCAAGCATCAAGATGAGATTACCAAAGAGCTAGGAAATATTTTTGAGAGTTTAAAGCTGCTAACTTCTTCAATTACTTCTCTTGTAAAACTTTTGATGAAGGATTCTATTGCTTCAGCTAAAGATGAGGACTTTCAACCTATCAGTTCGAATGTTATTGATCTATTAAAGCTAGAAAATAAAGATAAAGCTGCGTGATTGTTCGACTTCAATATTTAGTTTTCTATTTGAAAAGCTTACTTGTTTATTTTAATTAAATTACTAGCTTCTTTTGATCCATGAAGGTGCTCCAGTGAACCATTCTCCAAGATCATCTCGATCGGGATTGTATGTTGAGTTTGGGTCCTCTGAACTTAGATCAAGTCCGTTTAGTAAGTCATCTATTTGATTATCAACAGGTTGGTTACGTTGAATACGTGAAGCTTTTCTAAGCCAACTAGATACGTTTTGATTCTTCGTTGCATATTTATTTATATAAATCCTTTCTTCAAGGGTTACTTGATTTCCCGCAGACAGCCTATTTAATATTTCTTGTATTCGCAGCCTAGAGGAAGTAGTTAGCATGATTAATTATCTATTCTGTTCTTTTTAGCTTGAAATAAGTTAAGTGCAAGTTGAATTGATTCAATTTTAGAATTAATTTTAATTTACAAGAAATCTTTTTCAACAATTATTTGCCTATTTTGCTTTGGCTTGTAGATTTTGATATTGAGTTCTTTTTTCTTACGCCAAATAAAAAACATCAAGAACTAATTTTATTATTTTCTATGTGAAAATTTTTTTAAAGTATCTATATCAATAATTTCTAGAGTACTTTCATCTGTTGCCTCAAGGTCAATTAAAGGTGCCATGCCATCTTCAAATGCTTCTTTCCATCTAGGAGCACAAAGGCACCAGTGATCATCTTTTTTTAATCCAGGAAATCCTATTTGAGGAGTAGAGAGATCATTACCTTGAGCTTTGCTGTAAGAAAGAAACTGCTCAGTGATAACAGCACAAATAGTATGCATTCCTTGATCAGATATGTCTGTTCTACATAACCCATCTCTATACCATCCAGTCATGGGATTGCAACTGCAAGATCTAAGTTCAGTCCCCAAAACATTTTTTTTTTGCGACATGACTTTTTTTATTTCGTATGGATATAGTATGACTTGATAGAGTTTTTTATATGCAAGGTAAAAGAAGATGACAGCGCCATTAATACAAGGTGCCTCTGGGGTCCAGGGAGAAGAATTAACTTATGTTTTTACTAATGAAAATAATAAGAAAATTTATACCTTTACTTCTAATGAGCCAGTTTCATGGTCTATAAATGGCGGAGAGAAAAGTCTTTTTTCTATTGATAAAGATACTGGAACATTAAGCTTCAAAGATTTACCTGACTATGAAACAATTAAGAAATTAAATGGAACGACATTAAAATTCACCACTAATTATTTTACTACAAGTGTCAATGAAAGTTTTTTTGTAGAAATCTATAATAACCAAAATGAAAGTAATAAAAGTACACCTACTACTGCTAATAATTTTCTGCAATATGTAAATGATAAATCGTATGATAATACTTTAATTCATAGATTAGTTTCTAATTTTATTATCCAGGGTGGAGCTTATACTTGGCCGGAAATATCATCTAATGAAATTGGTGGCCATCCATTACTAGTACAGTCAAAAGGTGAAATAATAAATGAACCTTATAATTCAAATATGATGGGTACAATAGCAATGGCAAAAATTTCAGGACTGCCTAATAGTGCTACATCTCAGTGGTTTATAAATTTGTCAAATAACTTAAGTCTTGATTCACAAAATGATGGATTTTCTGTATTTGGACATCTTTTAGGTGATAGTATTGAAAATCCTTTATTATTAAATAATCAATTAACTTATAATGTTAATTATCATGATATAGATTTGAATATACCCGAATTACCCTTGGTTAATGTGCAAGGAAATGTTATAATTAATACTAACTACCTTGCTATTAAGACGATTGCTATAGTCAATCAAAGACCTAGTGAAATAGAAAATAAATTCAATGTTATCGTAACTGCTAGTGATTCAGACGGAAACAAATCAAATCAATATGTAATTGTCAATCTTCAAGATATACAAGGAGAGGTTCTTAATGGAATTGATGGAGATGATAATCTCAAAGGAGGTTTAGGAAATGATACTTTTCAAGGCAATGGTGGAAACGATACGATTGATGGTGGGGCTGATTATGACATAGCAACTTACTCGGGAAATTTTTCGGAATATACTTTTGACATCGCCAATAAAATAGTTACTGTTACAGATAATCGCTTATCGAAAACTGATGGAATAGATTCATTATCTAATATTGAGAAGCTTACTTTTGCTGATCAAAGTGCATTGATCACCAGTCAAGAAATTAAACCAATTCATTCCTTAGGATTTCAATCAGAAAAAATTTATTCAGGTACAAGTGATACTTATAAATTTTATGATTTAGGTAGTGATCACTATGGCGTAGGGACTGCTACCGGTATTGATGAATTAACTGGTGAATCTATTCTCAAATTTGATGATAAGAATATGAATCTAATCAATGATGTTAAAGCAACATTTGATCAGGTTACGGGTTTAAATACAGATTCTGGAAAAATGTTTCGCCTTTATAACGCCTCATTTAAACGTTTACCGGATCCCGATGGATTGCGATATTGGATCGGTAATTTTAGTTCTGGTAAAGATGACGAAAGAGCCGTGGCATCATCATTTTTAGCTTCCGCAGAATTTACAGAGCGCTATGGAGTAAATGTCTCTAATGAAAGTTATGTCAATACTCTTTACGTCAACGTATTAGATAGAGATGCTGATACAAGTGGTTTGAACTATTGGTTAGGTCAACTGACAAGTGGAGCAGAGACACGGTATGAAGTTCTTTTAGGTTTCTCTGAATCAGCCGAAAACAAAGCACTTTTTTCTGAGATAACTGGTTTATATTAATTATTTGATTTCGAGTTTTATATGTAAATACAAATGTATGAAATATTGACAGGTGAATTTTTGATCTCACAAAAATCTTAGGGACTAGAGTCTTCAAACTCTAGTGGTTGCCATCAAACATCATTTTTAATTTGTTTATGGATTAAAAGTTGATTTATTCATCTTTTCTCAGTTGAAGTTAAATATCATTCAAGTGCTTAAGTTAAAAATTTTCTTATTTCTACTTAAGAATCCATGAGACTTGCGAAAGAGTAAAGGTATAGTACACTAGTATTAGTCTGTGTTATTCTAGATGGAAATTCTCTCTATTCTTTTTGTTTTGCAAAGCATTCTTTTGATTAGTCCACGTATTGTCTCTTCGCGCTTTTCTAGTTGAAATTCTTGTTTAATCTCTTTCGATTATTTCGCATAGATTAATTCATTCGGTATTTCGCTTTTAGTGATCTTAATTAGGTTCTTATTGTTTTTTTAACCACAATCATAAATTCTGGCGCCAAGCGTTTTGATGCTGTTAGGCATTGTTGCAGGTTTAGGGGTATTCGCTATCACTGGGCAAGTCATACCTTGCATTTTTTAATTGGCTAACAAGTTTTAAGAAAAAATAGTTATTAGAATATTTACGTCTATTAACTATTTTTCGAATCAGATTCAATAAATAAAGATCAGTAAAGAGACAATTAATCTTGA is a window of Prochlorococcus marinus str. MIT 0917 DNA encoding:
- a CDS encoding NAD(P)-binding protein, coding for MNKIYDCIVIGAGISACTFASFLNQRFSDASILLIEQGRRLGGRSTTRKSRKNKILEFDHGLPSISFSKHISKDILTLISPLISSKKMVDISKDILIMNEFGILKNVFTNDKIYRSVPFMKNFCEEIVNQSMNPKKINFLFQTLAKSIKRINDLWEIQVDNGKIIKSINLVLSSSLIAHPRCLEILMTNTLPLRDAFIPGKDKVVDSVLREIRKLTYIKRKIYILYVSNLELVKNFNQQYLQIIFSNVIREDLSFERIIFQRQSDGSLIILLHCYYINNLLEINIDKIIKSLSSLFLNYQMFVDLFLQARLIDKMDWRASQPLNHLLPKELQWSSSSRIGFCGDWFDFNSCGGVESAMNSSIRLAKMIN
- a CDS encoding DUF2237 family protein, with the protein product MSQKKNVLGTELRSCSCNPMTGWYRDGLCRTDISDQGMHTICAVITEQFLSYSKAQGNDLSTPQIGFPGLKKDDHWCLCAPRWKEAFEDGMAPLIDLEATDESTLEIIDIDTLKKFSHRK
- a CDS encoding DUF4214 domain-containing protein — protein: MTAPLIQGASGVQGEELTYVFTNENNKKIYTFTSNEPVSWSINGGEKSLFSIDKDTGTLSFKDLPDYETIKKLNGTTLKFTTNYFTTSVNESFFVEIYNNQNESNKSTPTTANNFLQYVNDKSYDNTLIHRLVSNFIIQGGAYTWPEISSNEIGGHPLLVQSKGEIINEPYNSNMMGTIAMAKISGLPNSATSQWFINLSNNLSLDSQNDGFSVFGHLLGDSIENPLLLNNQLTYNVNYHDIDLNIPELPLVNVQGNVIINTNYLAIKTIAIVNQRPSEIENKFNVIVTASDSDGNKSNQYVIVNLQDIQGEVLNGIDGDDNLKGGLGNDTFQGNGGNDTIDGGADYDIATYSGNFSEYTFDIANKIVTVTDNRLSKTDGIDSLSNIEKLTFADQSALITSQEIKPIHSLGFQSEKIYSGTSDTYKFYDLGSDHYGVGTATGIDELTGESILKFDDKNMNLINDVKATFDQVTGLNTDSGKMFRLYNASFKRLPDPDGLRYWIGNFSSGKDDERAVASSFLASAEFTERYGVNVSNESYVNTLYVNVLDRDADTSGLNYWLGQLTSGAETRYEVLLGFSESAENKALFSEITGLY